The DNA region TTGATTGGATTTTACTAAATTTGGAGCCAAAATTTCTGGCTTTAGGTTAAATTTGGAGCTGTTGTTTTCTATGTAAATTTGATCCCATGCTTTAAATGGCAAGAAAGTTGAAGGAGTATCACTAAGTCTTAAAAGTTTGGCCTTTATATATCCACCTTTGAAATTTAGCGGCACTTTAAAGCTTAAATTTGTCGCTTTTCCAGATAATTTTAATATCTTATAATCGATTAATTTATCGCTTTCAAAGCTTACTAACATTAAAGGATCTTTTAGGGCTGAGCTAATAGTTAGGGATATATTTTCATCATCATTATAGATGAGTTTATCGGTTTTTATTGAGGCTTTGCTAAGTCTTTTTGTAGGTACTAGCTCGTCACTTCCAAAGCCACTTACTTCAAAACTTACCACGCTTTTATGAGAGCTGTTTAGATCCAAAACTTCAAGTTTATAGTTTCCAAAACCAGGATTTTTAACAGTTAAAAAGTTATTTTTTATATCGAAATCTTTAAGTTTATTGTCTTTTTTAAACCATGATAAAAAGCCCTTTTCATCGAGTGTGTAAATCCACTCTTCTTTGTATAGGCTGGCTTTTAAAGAGCTTTTTGTCTCATTTAAAGTCGCAGGGTCGATAGTTATAAAACTAGCTTTTAGATCTTGGTTTTGATCTAAAATATTTTTCTCTAAATTTATGCCAACAATGCTTTTAAATGGATAAAACTTACTTTGTGAGTATCCAGCTACATTTTTGCCACTATCATTTAGTAAAAAACTTGCTTTGATGTTTATAACTGAGTTTAGTGGGGCGTTAAATGTTGGTAAGATGAGAATTTTAGAGCTTGCATTTTCATCTAAGAGTATAGTTTTTTCATCAAAATATAAATCTTTTTCATTTAAAGAGCTATCATCAAAAGTATAATCTTTAAATTTATCATTTTTAAAGGTGCTATTCATAAAAGAAACGCTTAAATCACCGCTTAAATTTGAGGCATTTTGTCCAAAGAGATAATTTGCACTCAAATTTAAAAGTGGTTTTTCATCTTTTGTATAAAATTCTTTGCTAAATTTCACATTTGCTTTTAAATTTTGCGGTATAAAAGACTCGATAAAAAAATCTTTTCTTGCTAAGATTTTGTTTTCAAAGATAACTTCAAGCCTTTGTTTTCCACTTGTTTTAAAGCCATTTTCTATTTTAAAATCTAAGCTTCCAAACTCATCTAACATAAAAGATTTTTCATAGATTTTAGAATTTTGTGCGTCATAAACTCTAACTTTTATCGGCAAATTTTTAAGAGATTTAAAGTTTTCTTTTAGGATGATGATGCCTGAAATTTCGCTATTTGGTCTTACAATATCACTTGTCAGATAAACATAAGCTTTTGGTTTTTGAGTAGACTTTGGATTTTGAAACAAAACATCTGCGCCCTTTGAAGTGCTTTCTACTGGTTTTTGAGTAGACTTTGGATTTTGAAACTCATCTAATATAAGAAAATTTCTCTCACTGTTTAAATTTACCAAAATAGACTTTGGCTTTTTATCGATTATATTTTTTTGGCTAAACTTAAAGACACCTTTTTCATCGGTTATTCCTTTGGCAATAATCTTATTTTTATTTGAAAAAACGGTGATTTGGGCGTTTTTTACCACTTCATTGTTTGAAAGTCTATTTACAAAAACAAAAATTTCATCTTTAAAAACCTTTGTGTGAAGTGCTAAATCGCTATAGTAGATAAATTTATTTATACTTTTTAATCTCTCATCTTTGTCTTTGTAAAAAATCTCAAGATTATAAATCCCATCTTTATCAAAATCAAACTCTAAAAGAGTTTTTATCTCTTTGTTTGGTTCAAAATCAAGATGGAAATTTTGACTTTTTTCATCGCTAAAGGTATTTGTGTCATCATCGAAATTTAAAAAATATCTTAGATTTTCATCTTCAACTTTTGATAAAACAGTCTTTATCTCTTTTAAATTTATACTTTTTAGGGCGATTTTTTCCTTGCTTGAGATATAGGGTTTATCATCTAAAAACCAAATTTCAGGGGCAAAATCAGCTGTTTTTAGTCTAAATTTCAGATCTTTTTTTAAAACTTTATAATTTTTCTCACCAAAACCTTTTTTAAGAGTTATCTCATACTCGCTATTGTCCTTTAAATCGCTACTTACGATATCAAAATAACTTTTGGAGTTTTCATATCCACTATCTATAACTTTGAAATTTTGCGTATCATCACAACTTACTAAAACATTGTTTAGCCATAAATAATCATCCATATAGAGCCTAAAACCAAGCATTTTATCTGGATATGAGAGCGGCTTGATAAGAGTAGTATCAAGTTCTAAAGTTTTAGAGCTTTTAAGTTCATCATCACTTTGGCCAAAACTATTTAAAATAGCGTCATTTTCTAAGGAGCTATTTTTTGGATTTTTTACATTTTTAGAGATTTTTAAGGTATAAGAATCGCTACTTAAAACTTCGATTATTGCCTCAGATGAGCTTAAAATATGCAGTTTAAAAGGAACTATTTTTTCATCTAGAGTTATAACTTTTATATTTTCTTTTAAATTTATAACTTCATCATTAAAAGAGATAAAATATCTATTTTTATCCATTTTTTGAAACTTTTCTATTTGAAATTTATCGCTTTTAAAACTAATTTTTTCGTCATTGTATGAACAGTTAAAAGTAGTTGATGTAGGTAGTGTTGTTTTTGAGTAAAAGGTTATAAGCTCATTACTTTCTTGATGAAAAATACCATCAATTTTAGGCTCACAAGTTATAAAATCATCCCTAAAAACTTTACCAATTTTGGAGTTATCAAACGTTTTACTATAAAACTCAACTCTATCTTTATAAACTTTTATCTCATCTATGGCATTAGCAAAAACGACATTTAAAACCAGTAAAAAAACAGTTACAAATCTCATCTAAAATCCTTTTATCTCTATATTTGAAGTGGATAAATTTGAGTTTTCATCTAGGCAATAAATGGTATGTTTGCCACTTTTAAGCTCAATAAAATTATCACTTGCACTATCAACTTTTTTATAATCTTCATCATCAACTTTTATAAAAACACTTTTACCTAAAAAGCTCATACATTTTACACTAATTTTGCTTATATCTCCCATAATCACGGCATTGTTATAAGGAGTGGCGATGAGTGGAGGTTTGTTTGTAAAAAGCTCTTTGCAAGGACTATTTAAGATCTCTTTTTCATCTATTATTTTGTTAATTAAGAGGTGATTTAACTGCTCATTTG from Campylobacter ureolyticus includes:
- a CDS encoding alpha-2-macroglobulin family protein; this translates as MRFVTVFLLVLNVVFANAIDEIKVYKDRVEFYSKTFDNSKIGKVFRDDFITCEPKIDGIFHQESNELITFYSKTTLPTSTTFNCSYNDEKISFKSDKFQIEKFQKMDKNRYFISFNDEVINLKENIKVITLDEKIVPFKLHILSSSEAIIEVLSSDSYTLKISKNVKNPKNSSLENDAILNSFGQSDDELKSSKTLELDTTLIKPLSYPDKMLGFRLYMDDYLWLNNVLVSCDDTQNFKVIDSGYENSKSYFDIVSSDLKDNSEYEITLKKGFGEKNYKVLKKDLKFRLKTADFAPEIWFLDDKPYISSKEKIALKSINLKEIKTVLSKVEDENLRYFLNFDDDTNTFSDEKSQNFHLDFEPNKEIKTLLEFDFDKDGIYNLEIFYKDKDERLKSINKFIYYSDLALHTKVFKDEIFVFVNRLSNNEVVKNAQITVFSNKNKIIAKGITDEKGVFKFSQKNIIDKKPKSILVNLNSERNFLILDEFQNPKSTQKPVESTSKGADVLFQNPKSTQKPKAYVYLTSDIVRPNSEISGIIILKENFKSLKNLPIKVRVYDAQNSKIYEKSFMLDEFGSLDFKIENGFKTSGKQRLEVIFENKILARKDFFIESFIPQNLKANVKFSKEFYTKDEKPLLNLSANYLFGQNASNLSGDLSVSFMNSTFKNDKFKDYTFDDSSLNEKDLYFDEKTILLDENASSKILILPTFNAPLNSVINIKASFLLNDSGKNVAGYSQSKFYPFKSIVGINLEKNILDQNQDLKASFITIDPATLNETKSSLKASLYKEEWIYTLDEKGFLSWFKKDNKLKDFDIKNNFLTVKNPGFGNYKLEVLDLNSSHKSVVSFEVSGFGSDELVPTKRLSKASIKTDKLIYNDDENISLTISSALKDPLMLVSFESDKLIDYKILKLSGKATNLSFKVPLNFKGGYIKAKLLRLSDTPSTFLPFKAWDQIYIENNSSKFNLKPEILAPNLVKSNQNLEVTIHAKPNTKIALFGVEEGILNLLGQKSPKSYEFFKTKLAVLGSDFDIYDKLTNFKNDGKVLKFGSGEMLKSAAMKKYLDPLENKKIDTFIFMQTAVTDENGTAKFSKFIPANLNTKIRLDAIAIGQNQIGEESTFVVIKDDILVKVPLIVYLLNGDEVNLIFKIFNNTNKELKPKITLSQSPNLELSYDKNLSISQNSFKDLIVKTKALSLGKGDINITIDDKTTNLNFEILEPNSLNTDVKSGIVEGKKEFMFDKLDKVKVQISSNLQTLFIDEMDKLINYPYGCSEQKSSQLLALMFLNPANKAGKTDRENFINLGIRDLLSLQNENGDFGYWRANSNVDEFSSIYATHALLLLKENGFEVPQISLNKALKSLKQKGINSNLSSIYALYILSQDSKNNLDEKINLLLDNKFYKDDLLKLFLTAAILQNQGLNKEQGINKELESIKEQIKAFKIDKMQNKELNFASKIRDLSFSLYLNLKYFKDDELSQKLLNEIVLLKNNIKSTQDRAFVLLAINEFEKKQDKDKSLKIIVKNSDDLYMFSQNANLNIDLKDKNLTIESSNKAYYSLISYDYRKKPIKNSLEMKSLNIKREFVDSNGNLVDLANLKINDLIFAKITLKFNQNFNDILVYQKVPSCLEIVNERIIQNIRDKKLKDDISMVHKEIKDGSITDFLPPVYSGENITFYTPFKVVLSGTCKLPQVNVESMYDEKINDYSLEAYEIKVK